A window of the Tripterygium wilfordii isolate XIE 37 chromosome 12, ASM1340144v1, whole genome shotgun sequence genome harbors these coding sequences:
- the LOC120010721 gene encoding SAGA-associated factor 29 homolog B-like isoform X1: MSSPDITAILENSRVLDRIRKDQEEVLVEINKMHRKLQATPEVVEKPGDTSLAKLTHLYTRAKDLSESEVTFSSALLSQLDALLPSGPPGQQRKRIVADGNEQKRKRMKTDSDISRLSPSMRSQLEPCANLKGEQVAARVTGDNSEKDEWFVVKVIHFHKDTKEFEVLDEEPGDEEEGSGQRKYHLPMSRIIPFPKRNEPSSVPDFPPGRQVLAVYPRTTALYKATVVSPQRKRKTDDYLLEFDDDEEDGKMPQRIVPFDRVVALPEGHRQ, translated from the exons ATGTCATCTCCAGACATCACTGCAATCTTGGAGAACTCCAGGGTACTCGATCGGATAAGGAAAGATCAAGAGGAGGTGCTAGTCGAGATCAACAAGATGCACAGGAAGCTCCAAGCAA CTCCTGAGGTGGTTGAGAAGCCTGGTGATACTTCACTAGCAAAGCTAACGCATCTATATACTCGGGCCAAAGATCTGTCAGAAAGTGAAGTAAC TTTTTCCAGTGCATTGCTGAGTCAATTGGATGCTTTGCTGCCATCTGGGCCTCCAGGGCAACAACGAAAGAGGATAG TTGCAGATGGTAATGAACAGAAAAGAAAACGAATGAAGACTGATTCAGATATCTCAAGGCTCTCTCCATCAATGAGAAGTCAACTTGAGCCCTGTGCTAACCTAAAGGGCGAACAG GTGGCAGCTAGAGTCACGGGAGATAATTCTGAAAAGGACGAGTGGTTCGTTGTAAAAGTGATACATTTTCACAAGGATACAAAAGA ATTTGAAGTACTTGATGAGGAGCCaggtgatgaagaagaaggcaGTGGCCAAAG GAAATATCATCTGCCTATGTCACGCATCATACCTTTTCCTAAGCGAAATGAACCTTCTAGCGTCCCAGATTTCCCTCCAGGGAGACAAGTTTTAGCTGTTTATCCGAGGACTACTGCACTTTATAAGGCAACTGTTGTCAGTCCTCAGAGGAAG AGGAAGACAGATGA TTATTTACTGGAATTTGACGACGACGAAGAAGATGGCAAAATGCCCCAAAGGATAGTGCCTTTTGATAGGGTCGTTGCCCTGCCTGAAGGTCATCGTCAGTGA
- the LOC120010721 gene encoding SAGA-associated factor 29 homolog A-like isoform X2 produces MSSPDITAILENSRVLDRIRKDQEEVLVEINKMHRKLQATPEVVEKPGDTSLAKLTHLYTRAKDLSESEVTFSSALLSQLDALLPSGPPGQQRKRIDGNEQKRKRMKTDSDISRLSPSMRSQLEPCANLKGEQVAARVTGDNSEKDEWFVVKVIHFHKDTKEFEVLDEEPGDEEEGSGQRKYHLPMSRIIPFPKRNEPSSVPDFPPGRQVLAVYPRTTALYKATVVSPQRKRKTDDYLLEFDDDEEDGKMPQRIVPFDRVVALPEGHRQ; encoded by the exons ATGTCATCTCCAGACATCACTGCAATCTTGGAGAACTCCAGGGTACTCGATCGGATAAGGAAAGATCAAGAGGAGGTGCTAGTCGAGATCAACAAGATGCACAGGAAGCTCCAAGCAA CTCCTGAGGTGGTTGAGAAGCCTGGTGATACTTCACTAGCAAAGCTAACGCATCTATATACTCGGGCCAAAGATCTGTCAGAAAGTGAAGTAAC TTTTTCCAGTGCATTGCTGAGTCAATTGGATGCTTTGCTGCCATCTGGGCCTCCAGGGCAACAACGAAAGAGGATAG ATGGTAATGAACAGAAAAGAAAACGAATGAAGACTGATTCAGATATCTCAAGGCTCTCTCCATCAATGAGAAGTCAACTTGAGCCCTGTGCTAACCTAAAGGGCGAACAG GTGGCAGCTAGAGTCACGGGAGATAATTCTGAAAAGGACGAGTGGTTCGTTGTAAAAGTGATACATTTTCACAAGGATACAAAAGA ATTTGAAGTACTTGATGAGGAGCCaggtgatgaagaagaaggcaGTGGCCAAAG GAAATATCATCTGCCTATGTCACGCATCATACCTTTTCCTAAGCGAAATGAACCTTCTAGCGTCCCAGATTTCCCTCCAGGGAGACAAGTTTTAGCTGTTTATCCGAGGACTACTGCACTTTATAAGGCAACTGTTGTCAGTCCTCAGAGGAAG AGGAAGACAGATGA TTATTTACTGGAATTTGACGACGACGAAGAAGATGGCAAAATGCCCCAAAGGATAGTGCCTTTTGATAGGGTCGTTGCCCTGCCTGAAGGTCATCGTCAGTGA